Proteins from a single region of candidate division KSB1 bacterium:
- a CDS encoding MFS transporter, whose product TWPGRNFRRQQLTYIFTGFFLISYLGYSFIINSPSDFTVWTFYLFGDLFTTLMVATFFAFLNDSVTPDGAKRLYGLIVLGGVLGGAIGATFFRGMLDYLSNSSWLWICFFISIMILVLANAAGRLVERNPPPEPFERTREVSPDQKENLALAGAKLVFKSPYLISIVAIVGLYEITSQTLDFQFTSTISHYLDGDDLKRHFATVYALSNIVALFVQIFLTSFVMTRFGLKTALLVLPAVIVIGSVGFLAVPILWAGSLLNTADSGFSYGINQSAKEALYVPTSKDEKYKAKAFIDMFVQRFAKVLAIGVSLAITTYFADFSSKRWLSLFTIAIVSLWIIAARYAGKKFHEMTS is encoded by the coding sequence ACTTGGCCTGGTAGAAATTTTCGCCGACAGCAGTTGACTTACATCTTCACCGGATTTTTTCTGATTTCCTATCTGGGGTATAGTTTCATTATCAACAGTCCAAGCGACTTCACTGTGTGGACTTTTTATTTGTTTGGTGACTTGTTCACGACGTTAATGGTTGCTACATTTTTTGCATTTTTGAATGATAGTGTCACGCCAGACGGAGCCAAGCGTCTCTATGGCTTGATCGTTTTGGGTGGAGTTCTCGGCGGTGCAATTGGCGCTACGTTTTTTCGGGGTATGCTCGACTACCTAAGTAATTCATCGTGGCTATGGATTTGCTTTTTCATTTCAATTATGATTTTAGTCCTCGCCAATGCAGCCGGAAGGTTGGTAGAACGGAATCCACCACCAGAACCCTTTGAGCGAACGAGAGAAGTTTCACCCGACCAAAAGGAAAACCTGGCTCTGGCAGGGGCGAAGTTGGTCTTTAAATCACCCTATTTGATATCCATTGTAGCTATCGTTGGATTGTACGAAATAACATCACAAACACTCGACTTTCAGTTTACTTCAACCATTTCACACTATTTGGATGGGGATGACCTAAAAAGGCACTTTGCTACGGTATACGCTCTAAGCAACATTGTTGCTCTGTTTGTACAGATTTTCCTCACCAGTTTTGTAATGACCCGTTTTGGGCTTAAAACGGCTTTATTGGTTCTTCCTGCTGTGATAGTCATAGGGTCCGTGGGGTTTCTTGCTGTGCCTATTTTATGGGCTGGTAGCCTCTTGAATACAGCTGACAGCGGGTTTAGCTACGGAATTAACCAATCAGCGAAGGAAGCGCTATATGTGCCCACGAGCAAGGATGAAAAATATAAGGCGAAGGCCTTCATAGATATGTTCGTGCAGAGATTTGCAAAGGTTTTGGCGATCGGTGTAAGCCTCGCAATTACTACCTATTTCGCAGATTTCTCCAGCAAAAGGTGGCTTTCACTTTTTACGATAGCGATTGTATCTCTTTGGATTATTGCCGCAAGATACGCCGGTAAAAAATTTCATGAAATGACAAGTTAG
- a CDS encoding cyclic nucleotide-binding domain-containing protein, producing the protein MLTIVEKVIFLQDVSEFEYATTEDLAHIAAITEEVSVNENDILYKEGGVSDSMYIVIEGCVRLDRNGAEIMTAKHKDVFGAWALFDDEPRVVTATAIEETLLLKIEKEDFYDLLSDHTNITQGILKSIARRMRGLMKKVDPDSQ; encoded by the coding sequence ATGCTAACGATCGTTGAAAAAGTAATCTTCTTGCAGGATGTGAGTGAATTTGAATACGCCACAACGGAAGATCTTGCTCATATTGCTGCAATAACAGAGGAAGTATCCGTAAATGAAAACGACATCCTTTACAAAGAAGGCGGCGTTTCTGACTCTATGTATATTGTCATCGAGGGTTGTGTTCGTCTCGATCGGAATGGCGCTGAAATCATGACTGCTAAGCACAAGGATGTATTTGGCGCCTGGGCCTTATTCGATGATGAACCGCGGGTAGTAACCGCGACTGCCATAGAGGAGACCCTTTTACTGAAAATTGAAAAAGAAGATTTTTATGATTTACTTTCAGATCATACAAATATTACGCAAGGGATTTTGAAATCGATAGCCAGGCGAATGAGAGGTCTAATGAAGAAAGTCGATCCTGATTCTCAATGA
- a CDS encoding HAMP domain-containing histidine kinase: MKVSKEKDKEYSEEYFEYFLDMMPIGLGIRSNVDKEPKVEFENRKLKEMFDQTSAGQRLHWYESGISKDVSRKASVSENSNYSEERTFPNGRVYLFTVSYFKNQKDDWCELQIVKDITHRCKVEESLQNANKELYRKVEVSIEELREKHDQLNKSEKMAALGSLIFGIAHEINTPLAALNSNNDVLIRTTEKLKSILFDKNIPNEIREHPKIKMILENFEKLTSVNSTAAERIIAMVNSLRRYARMDKLEKEDMNVHEGMDNTLTLIHHQIKNRIEVDKKYSELPLLKCYPNKINQVFMNILVNAGQAIEGDGKITIKTFLENEKIIIEFSDTGKGISPENISRIFDSGFTTKGSGEGTGLGLSIVKKIIDEHDGTIEVDSEVLKGTTFRLRIPVQ; encoded by the coding sequence ATGAAAGTCTCCAAAGAAAAAGATAAAGAATACTCTGAAGAGTACTTTGAATATTTTCTGGATATGATGCCAATCGGACTCGGCATTCGATCTAATGTAGATAAAGAGCCAAAGGTTGAATTCGAAAACAGGAAACTAAAGGAGATGTTCGATCAAACCAGTGCAGGACAAAGACTTCATTGGTACGAATCCGGCATCAGTAAAGATGTATCCAGAAAAGCATCAGTCTCCGAAAACAGCAATTATTCCGAGGAGCGAACATTTCCGAATGGCAGGGTGTACTTATTCACAGTGAGTTATTTTAAAAATCAAAAGGACGATTGGTGTGAATTGCAAATAGTCAAGGATATAACGCATCGATGTAAAGTAGAAGAAAGTCTGCAAAATGCTAATAAAGAATTATATCGTAAGGTTGAAGTGAGTATAGAAGAATTACGTGAGAAACATGACCAGTTAAACAAATCAGAAAAAATGGCAGCCCTTGGAAGCCTGATATTTGGAATTGCCCATGAAATCAATACCCCATTAGCTGCTCTGAACAGTAACAATGATGTTTTAATACGGACCACCGAGAAGTTGAAAAGTATCCTTTTTGATAAAAATATTCCCAATGAAATTCGTGAACACCCTAAAATTAAGATGATTTTGGAAAATTTCGAAAAGTTGACCTCAGTCAATTCAACTGCGGCGGAGAGAATAATTGCCATGGTAAACAGTTTACGAAGATATGCAAGAATGGATAAGCTTGAGAAGGAAGACATGAATGTTCATGAAGGGATGGACAATACACTCACTTTAATCCATCATCAAATTAAAAACCGTATTGAAGTTGACAAGAAATATAGTGAGCTTCCCCTGTTAAAATGTTATCCCAATAAAATAAATCAAGTATTTATGAATATTTTGGTAAATGCCGGCCAGGCGATTGAAGGCGACGGAAAGATTACGATAAAGACCTTTCTGGAAAATGAAAAAATCATAATCGAATTCAGCGACACCGGTAAAGGGATTTCTCCGGAGAATATTAGCCGGATTTTCGATTCTGGTTTTACAACGAAAGGTTCGGGTGAGGGTACAGGTCTGGGTCTGTCAATCGTAAAAAAAATTATCGATGAACATGATGGCACGATAGAAGTTGACAGTGAAGTTCTAAAAGGCACTACATTTCGCTTGAGGATTCCTGTTCAATAA